A part of Crassostrea angulata isolate pt1a10 chromosome 5, ASM2561291v2, whole genome shotgun sequence genomic DNA contains:
- the LOC128184780 gene encoding uncharacterized protein LOC128184780 — protein sequence MDQMNFSHHFDEKNLGDNIAIDNSHTGVMMNRVRNVSPMPEENGKKYDNPTVEEALHYPILILKVSGFYFENFRWTKLVLARILFDVLVMAMALANVIRIIAGFMTNSDFSDKLMGRIVFAVANISDIVMYPVLIINTTRNLPRVLAKFSVFQAENGFATNVRKLKRRITGISIFTVILSIYSLASSNIVSSSRIFDESGVLVSRLLPFRYTDGYVYDLVSAIDSFTVTILSFSMFLQLVIVFVLSYLIIQEFHDVTKTADTIKQQTEVTESEVRNLRWRHFQVTELLQTANSIIQPNVLLLYIIMLPSICLTVYGVVYSTLGLFDVMILASLLFTNTIAVCLITATGAIINSKAHSVLQSLLELSVKSLSTDAKYQLQMFITQVTSQTIGINIYGMFIMDGSTFLMIAGTLITYIVVVLQIQAGSCDVTNVRNCNCTT from the exons ATGGATCAAATGAATTTCTCGCatcattttgatgaaaaaaatcttgGTGATAATATAGCAATTGATAACTCACACACTGGAGTCATGATGAATCGTGTTCGAAATGTTTCACCAATGCCagaagaaaatggaaaaaaatatgataatccCACCGTTGAAGAAGCATTGCATTATccaattttaatacttaaagtcagtggcttttattttgaaaactttcGATGGACTAAATTGGTATTGGCAAGAATCCTTTTCGATGTTCTGGTGATGGCAATGGCACTTGCAAATGTTATCAGAATCATAGCTGGATTTATGACCAATAGTGATTTTTCGGATAAATTAATGGGCCGAATAGTCTTTGCGGTGGCAAACATAAGTGACATCGTGATGTATCCTGTTTTGATCATCAACACCACGCGGAATTTACCACGAGTTCTTGCAAAGTTTTCGGTGTTTCAAGCAGAAAATGGTTTTGCGACAAACGTTCGGAAGTTGAAAAGAAGAATTACAGGGATATCAATTTTTACTGTTATTTTAAGTATATATTCTTTGGCAAGTTCGAACATTGTATCTAGTTCTCGAATTTTCGATGAATCGGGGGTTTTGGTCAGTCGCCTACTGCCTTTTCGCTACACAGATGGATATGTGTACGATTTGGTATCCGCCATTGACTCCTTTACAGTCACTATTTTGTCTTTTTCTATGTTCTTACAATtagtaattgttttcgttctaTCCTACCTGATTATCCAGGAATTCCACGACGTAACAAAAACAGCGGACACTATCAAGCAACAAACCGAAGTTACCGAGTCGGAAGTTCGAAATCTAAGATGGCGGCACTTTCAGGTGACCGAATTGCTACAGACTGCAAACAGTATCATACAACCAAATGTTCTGCTACTCTACATTATCATGCTGCCCAGTATCTGCCTGACTGTGTATGGGGTTGTGTACAGTACGCTGGGACTATTTGATGTGATGATCCTGGCTTCACTACTCTTTACAAACACAATTGCAGTCTGCTTAATAACAGCCACGGGCGCTATCATCAATTCAAAA GCTCACAGTGTTCTGCAAAGTTTGCTAGAGTTGAGCGTAAAATCACTGTCAACTGATGCCAAGTatcag TTACAGATGTTCATAACCCAGGTGACAAGCCAGACAATAGGAATAAACATATACGGCATGTTTATAATGGATGGTTCAACATTTCTTATG ATAGCCGGAACGCTGATCACTTACATTGTGGTGGTCCTACAGATACAGGCCGGCagttgtgacgtcacaaacgttcgAAACTGTAACTGCACAACGTGA
- the LOC128185832 gene encoding neurotrophin-4-like, with protein sequence MCDFSYYFVIDITVNVNIITIMKVTVDFYSFVIRVMWTSLCSVFVHGHTDTSYYADLGKEFYEPHRSNSQNYIKSISVSHARELDKEHLRGLYSKLNNLPELMNRRFQVGSKPPPVPVDTYSFQKRNSVDLLRAQPVCPYKTEWRLIHRAKNINDSEVIVFQPEIETDGFQWFYTATCDRTASFLADPECPSCCRGIDTTRYVSSCVPKKSYIMAYARQAQELNYDWTWIQIDTGCSCAISSRSGV encoded by the exons ATGTGTGATTTTTCATACTATTTTGTTATAGATATAACCGTAAACGTTAACATTATTACAATCATGAAGGTGACAGttgatttttattcttttgtGATAAGAGTTATGTGGACTTCTTTATGTTCTGTTTTCGTGCATGGACATACCGATACTTCATATTATGCAGATTTAg GTAAAGAATTTTACGAGCCTCATCGGAGCAATAGTCAAAATTACATAAAGAGTATATCAGTCTCACACGCCCGAGAGCTGGATAAAGAGCACCTGAGGGGTTTATATAGCAAACTCAATAACCTACCAGAACTAATGAACCGAAGATTTCAGGTGGGATCCAAGCCTCCCCCAGTACCTGTTGATACCTATAGTTTTCAG aAACGAAACTCGGTTGACCTGCTGCGTGCGCAGCCAGTGTGCCCCTATAAAACTGAATGGCGTCTTATACATCGTGCTAAGAACATCAACGATTCGGAGGTGATAGTGTTTCAGCCAGAAATTGAAACCGATGGCTTCCAGTGGTTTTACACCGCTACTTGTGATAGAACGGCGTCCTTCCTAGCCGACCCAGAATGTCCCTCGTGCTGTAGAGGAATAGACACCACTCG ATATGTCTCTAGCTGTGTTCCGAAGAAATCTTACATCATGGCGTACGCTCGACAAGCTCAAGAGTTAAACTACGACTGGACCTGGATTCAAATTGACACCGGATGCAGCTGTGCGATATCATCGCGTTCGGGCGTCTAA